A single region of the Triticum dicoccoides isolate Atlit2015 ecotype Zavitan chromosome 2B, WEW_v2.0, whole genome shotgun sequence genome encodes:
- the LOC119362565 gene encoding uncharacterized PE-PGRS family protein PE_PGRS3-like, which translates to MEVMSSIAVLLLLSCSLTAATAPGGTIERVSKQQILASIPPGGHASPPVLLLTSPSGKYAAYFVRTHTAPGAGGLGADFCYVEVMAGGEGEGGSAAHASAWESECRPVSTVNTCTLLFSWHGLEVFDGADEVWHGETNTDGTNFLQTLELVDDGDMRVRDKDGELAWRASDEPRHAQHCGAPGSPGLAAALPPFAEPIGAHSSNLPFGQVEGGNGHAAELPQAAELGDGVAPGAGAFAGVGGVAPGAGGLGDGYGYGIAPTAGGGGGVAAGTGGGPLGDGYGIAPVAGTGAFDGTGDMGGQGAAATAAGAAGGVAGAAAFGSQPLVDNSPYDSGAYKGSRGARLAAIGTVVFVGAIAVGF; encoded by the coding sequence ATGGAGGTCATGTCATCCATAGCCGTGCTCCTACTCCTCTCCTGCTCGCTcacggcggcgacggcgccggGTGGCACGATTGAGCGCGTGTCCAAGCAGCAGATCCTGGCGAGCATCCCACCAGGAGGGCACGCCAGCCCGCCCGTGCTGTTACTCACGTCTCCCTCTGGCAAGTACGCGGCCTACTTCGTGCGCACCCACACCGCGCCAGGCGCCGGCGGGCTCGGCGCCGACTTCTGCTACGTCGAGGTGATGGCCGGTGGTGAGGGCGAAGGCGGTAGCGCTGCCCACGCGAGCGCGTGGGAGTCGGAGTGCCGGCCGGTGAGCACGGTCAACACGTGCACCCTGCTCTTCTCGTGGCACGGGCTGGAGGTGTTCGACGGGGCCGACGAGGTGTGGCACGGCGAGACCAACACCGACGGGACCAACTTCCTCCAGACGCTCGAGCTCGTCGACGACGGCGACATGCGCGTCCGCGACAAGGACGGCGAACTCGCGTGGCGCGCCAGCGACGAGCCCCGCCACGCGCAGCACTGCGGCGCGCCGGGGTCCCCGGGCCTCGCGGCCGCGCTGCCGCCCTTCGCCGAGCCCATTGGCGCGCACAGCAGCAACCTGCCCTTCGGCCAGGTGGAGGGCGGCAACGGCCACGCGGCCGAGCTACCGcaggcggcggagctcggggacggGGTTGCTCCAGGGGCCGGAGCCTTTGCCGGCGTAGGAGGAGTTGCCCCGGGGGCAGGCGGCTTGGGCGACGGGTACGGCTACGGCATTGCACCaacggcgggaggcggcggaggtgtTGCCGCGGGGACAGGAGGAGGACCCTTGGGTGACGGCTACGGGATTGCACCGGTCGCCGGGACAGGAGCCTTCGATGGTACCGGGGACATGGGCGGACAGGGTGCAGCCGCGACGGCGGCGGGGGCTGCGGGCGGTGTGGCCGGAGCGGCAGCGTTCGGCAGCCAGCCGCTGGTGGACAACAGCCCCTACGACAGCGGAGCCTACAAGGGCAGCCGTGGGGCCCGTCTCGCGGCGATTGGAACCGTGGTTTTCGTCGGTGCCATTGCCGTGGGTTTCTGA